A single Bifidobacterium scardovii JCM 12489 = DSM 13734 DNA region contains:
- a CDS encoding MarR family winged helix-turn-helix transcriptional regulator yields MGAIMGAAAGIAADAAETGGVGIQGGSGSAPAGLPVEEVRRLMDACWKAKTVAELMPALPRGLKPRYIHVIDAVWHLNASAGQAVGTARVGDVSAFLGVTTPSVTKLVGEMARLGLVVKHDDAADRRVVTLTLTERGLDLHRTYVEEYHAHLSRLLGGLPAGECETTVRTLTEVLRLMQRDNADAAAQRMNGGERNHHE; encoded by the coding sequence ATGGGTGCCATCATGGGCGCTGCCGCGGGAATTGCCGCGGATGCCGCCGAAACCGGTGGGGTCGGGATCCAAGGCGGTTCCGGCTCCGCTCCGGCCGGTCTGCCGGTCGAGGAGGTGCGCCGGCTGATGGACGCCTGCTGGAAGGCGAAGACCGTCGCCGAATTGATGCCGGCGCTGCCGCGGGGGCTGAAACCGCGGTACATCCATGTCATCGACGCCGTCTGGCACCTCAACGCGTCGGCCGGCCAGGCGGTCGGCACCGCGCGCGTGGGCGACGTCAGCGCGTTCCTCGGCGTGACCACGCCGAGCGTCACCAAGCTCGTCGGGGAAATGGCCCGCCTCGGGCTCGTCGTCAAGCATGACGACGCCGCCGACCGCCGCGTGGTGACGCTGACGCTCACCGAGCGGGGGCTTGACCTGCACCGCACGTACGTCGAGGAATACCATGCACATCTGAGCCGGCTGCTGGGCGGTCTGCCCGCCGGCGAATGCGAGACCACGGTGCGCACACTGACCGAGGTCCTGCGGCTCATGCAGCGGGACAACGCCGACGCCGCAGCGCAACGAATGAACGGAGGAGAGCGCAACCATCATGAATGA
- a CDS encoding aldo/keto reductase, producing MPEPPVTPIRKANDGLELPATGFGTYKVNGLAGVEAIESAIHQGYRLIDSAFNYENEGVVGRAIRESGVPREDIIVTSKLPGRHHAHDEALLTIEESVCRMGLDYIDLYLIHWPNPSQGRFVEAWEALVEARERGLVRHIGVSNFLPGHIDLLIRDTGVTPAVNQVELHPYFQQREQLAYDQAHGIITEAWSPLGRANQMLRDPDLKRIAAKHGISVVQAILRWHLQLGDVAIPKSLNPERQRQNLELTAFELDERDMADIAALDNPEGYTHAQNPHWHEEA from the coding sequence ATGCCTGAACCACCAGTCACCCCGATTCGCAAGGCCAACGACGGACTCGAACTGCCCGCCACCGGCTTCGGCACCTACAAGGTCAACGGCCTGGCCGGCGTGGAGGCCATCGAGTCCGCCATCCATCAGGGCTACCGGCTTATCGACTCCGCCTTCAACTACGAGAACGAGGGCGTGGTCGGCCGCGCCATCCGCGAGTCCGGCGTGCCGCGCGAGGACATCATCGTCACGTCCAAGCTGCCGGGGCGCCACCACGCCCATGACGAGGCGCTGCTCACCATCGAGGAGAGCGTGTGCCGCATGGGTCTCGACTACATCGACCTGTACCTGATCCACTGGCCGAACCCGAGCCAGGGCCGGTTCGTCGAAGCGTGGGAGGCGCTGGTCGAGGCCCGCGAACGCGGCCTGGTCAGGCATATCGGCGTCAGCAACTTCCTGCCCGGCCACATCGACCTGCTCATCCGTGACACGGGCGTGACCCCGGCCGTCAACCAGGTCGAGCTGCACCCGTACTTCCAGCAGCGCGAACAGCTGGCCTACGACCAGGCGCACGGCATCATCACCGAGGCGTGGAGCCCGCTGGGCCGCGCCAACCAGATGCTGCGCGACCCGGATCTGAAGCGCATCGCCGCCAAGCACGGCATCTCCGTGGTGCAGGCCATTCTGCGCTGGCACCTCCAGCTCGGCGACGTGGCCATCCCGAAGTCCCTGAACCCCGAGCGCCAGCGCCAGAACCTCGAGCTGACCGCCTTCGAGCTTGATGAGCGGGACATGGCCGACATCGCCGCGCTGGACAATCCCGAGGGCTACACCCACGCCCAGAACCCGCACTGGCACGAGGAAGCCTGA
- a CDS encoding DHA2 family efflux MFS transporter permease subunit, whose translation MNEQSTTLPNGGKRAVSTTLVIAVVSLAILTFLGILSETSLNIAYSTLMEEFSLDASVVQWLTTGYLLLLSVSIPSSPFMVRKFAAKTLFIMAIVIFAAGTLLGALAVNFPMLLAARLIMSLGTGISLPLITNIILEKAPLEQRGSMLGIVSLVTCAAPAIGPVFGGVVMEYLNWHWIFYIMLPFLLLAFLLGIGTVPEIRHGEKAAISVPSLLMVAVGLASVILAVSFFSEWNGDWRFWVVLMFGVAMSAAFAWVQLRMDHPLIEVRVFAYSGFSLGMLILLIASGSVLGLNFLLPILLQRGFGMGSLVAALALLPGAVAGAVSAPVIGGMLKNHFPPKFIIIGFIGTMIMDVIFVTLSGNVWVVAIAYAFFMAFSGFVLVPDQTHALNQLPARLNADGSAAMNTIQQLAGAIGTAVASALISEFSAIAVNDGADAAGSYMTAFPRSMMVFTVMAVLGVILAALMFRFSTRRPPELVEVR comes from the coding sequence ATGAATGAACAATCGACAACACTGCCCAACGGCGGCAAACGGGCCGTTTCGACCACACTCGTCATCGCGGTCGTCTCGCTGGCGATCCTGACCTTCCTCGGCATCCTGTCGGAGACCTCGCTGAACATCGCCTATTCCACGCTGATGGAGGAGTTCTCGCTCGACGCCTCGGTGGTGCAGTGGCTCACCACCGGCTACCTGCTGTTGCTCTCGGTGTCGATTCCGAGCTCGCCGTTCATGGTGCGCAAGTTCGCCGCCAAAACCCTGTTCATCATGGCCATCGTGATCTTCGCCGCCGGCACATTGCTGGGCGCGCTCGCCGTCAACTTCCCGATGCTGCTTGCCGCCCGACTGATTATGTCGCTCGGCACCGGCATCTCCCTGCCGCTCATCACCAACATCATTCTGGAGAAGGCGCCGCTTGAGCAGCGCGGCTCGATGCTCGGCATCGTCAGCCTGGTCACCTGCGCCGCACCGGCCATCGGCCCGGTGTTCGGCGGCGTGGTCATGGAATACCTCAACTGGCATTGGATCTTCTACATCATGCTGCCGTTCCTGCTGCTCGCGTTCCTGCTCGGTATCGGCACGGTGCCGGAAATCCGCCACGGCGAGAAGGCCGCGATCAGCGTGCCGTCGCTGCTCATGGTGGCGGTCGGCCTGGCCAGCGTGATTCTGGCCGTCAGCTTCTTCTCCGAATGGAACGGCGATTGGCGATTCTGGGTCGTGCTCATGTTCGGCGTGGCGATGAGCGCCGCCTTCGCCTGGGTGCAGCTCAGGATGGACCATCCGCTGATCGAGGTGCGCGTGTTCGCCTACTCCGGCTTCTCGCTCGGCATGCTGATCCTGCTCATCGCCTCCGGCAGCGTGCTCGGCCTGAACTTCCTGCTGCCGATTCTGCTGCAGCGCGGTTTCGGCATGGGCAGCCTGGTCGCCGCGCTCGCCCTGCTGCCCGGTGCGGTGGCCGGCGCGGTCTCCGCGCCGGTGATCGGCGGCATGCTGAAGAACCACTTCCCGCCCAAGTTCATCATCATCGGATTCATCGGCACGATGATCATGGATGTGATATTCGTGACGCTGTCCGGCAATGTGTGGGTGGTGGCCATCGCCTACGCCTTCTTCATGGCCTTCTCCGGATTCGTGCTCGTGCCCGACCAGACGCACGCCCTGAACCAGCTGCCCGCGCGGCTCAACGCCGACGGATCCGCCGCGATGAACACGATCCAGCAGCTCGCCGGCGCCATCGGCACCGCCGTGGCCAGCGCGCTGATTTCCGAATTCTCCGCCATCGCCGTGAACGATGGGGCGGACGCGGCCGGTTCGTATATGACCGCATTCCCGCGCAGCATGATGGTGTTCACCGTCATGGCCGTGCTCGGTGTGATTCTCGCCGCGCTCATGTTCCGCTTCTCCACGCGCCGCCCGCCGGAGCTCGTGGAAGTCAGGTGA